Part of the Cellulomonas taurus genome, CCTGTGAACGACGACGCCCCGACCATCGAGTCGCCGCTGCACGCCGAGCACGTCGCGCTCGGCGCCACCCTGGTGCCGTTCGCCGGGTGGTCGATGCCGCTGCGGTACAGCTCCGATCTGGCCGAACACCAGGCGGTACGCTCGGCGGCCGGGCTGTTCGACCTGTCGCACATGGGCGAGCTGCACCTGGACGGTCCGGGTGCTGGTGCCGCCCTCGACCACGCCCTGGTCGGCAACCTGACCGCGCTGGCCGTGGGGCGGGCCCGGTACACGATGATCGTGGCCGAGGACGGCGGGATCATCGACGACCTGATCGTCTACCGGCTCGGCGACGAGTCGTACCTGGTGGTCGCCAACGCGTCGAACGTCGCCGTGGTCGCGCAGGAGCTCGCCGCCCGGTCGGACGGGTTCGACGCGGTGCTGACCGACCGTTCGCTGGACACCGCGCTGATCGCGGTCCAAGGCCCGGCCGCCGCGGAGATCGTGGTCGGCCTGACCGATCCCGCCGCCGCCGACGCGGTCCGCGAGCTGAAGTACTACGCCTCGACGTCCGCGACCGTGGGTGGGGTCGCGGCGCTGGTGGCCCGGACCGGGTACACCGGGGAGGACGGCTTCGAGCTGTTCGTCCCGGCCGCCGAGGCCCCCGGGCTGTGGCGGACGATCCTGGCCGCCGGTCAGCCGCACGGCCTGGTGCCCGCCGGTCTGGCAGCGCGGGACAGCCTCCGCCTGGAGGCCGGGATGCCGCTGTACGGCAACGAGCTGGACCGCACCACCGCACCGCACGACGCCGGGCTCGGCCGGGTGGTGAAGCTGGACAAGCCGGGGCCGTTCGTCGGTCGCGAGGCGTTGGCGTCCCGAGCGCACGCCACGCCGTCCCGGGTGCTGGTCGGTCTGGTCGGCTCCGGCCGCCGCGCCGCCCGGCACGGGTACCCGGTGGTCACCTCCACCGCCGACGACGCGCCGGTGATCGGCTCCGTCACCTCCGGTGCCCCGTCACCCACCCTGGGCGTGCCGGTCGCGATGGCCTACGTGAGCCCCGAGGTGTCCGCGCCGGACACCGAACTCGCCGTCGACATCCGCGGCCGCCGCGAGCCGGTCCGCGTGGTCGCCCTGCCCTTCTACCGCCGATCCCACTGAGGAGCACCACCATGAGCGAGACCCCCAGCCACCTGCAGTACACCGCCGAGCACGAGTGGATCGAGGCAGGCAGCCCGGCGACAGTCGGCATCACCGCCACCGCCGCCGAGGCCCTCGGCGACATCGTCTACCTGGAGCTGCCCGAGGTCGGTGCCGCGATCACCGCCGGTGCCGTGATCGGGGAGGTCGAGTCCACCAAGTCGGTCTCCGAGCTGTTCTCCCCGGTGACCGGCACCGTGGTGGAGGTCAACACCGCCGCGGTGGACGAGCCGTCCGTGGTGAACGCCGAGCCCTACGGCGCCGGGTGGCTGCTCAAGGTCGAGGTGGAGTCGACCGGCCCGCTGCTCACCCCGGAGGAGTACGCCGCGCTCGCGGCCGGGTGACCTTATCGGGTCCGCGGGCTGATCAGCGGGTGAGACGACCAACTTCACCCGCTGCGCCGAACGGGTGTTTCTCACCCGCGGACCCGGCAAGCGTTTCCCGGTGAATGACCTGGGACTTCGGGCCCAGAATCCTGGGTGTTTTGGGCGTTTTGTCCCCCATCCGGTCGGAGCGAGTTCTACCCGGAATCCGTGGCGGGCGCGCACTATTGCCGATCACAACCGGTAGACGGCCGCTGGACCCCCCGCAGCCGCGCCTCGCCACCCACCGGAGGAACCGATGAGCACCATGGAGATCGCCCCCACCACCCGGAGCGAGATCTTCGGCGAGCCCCTCACCACACGTGAGCGGATCGTGCTGGCCGAACTGACCGAGGACGTCACGCTCGAGGACATCGCGCGTCGACTGTTCGTCACCCGCAACACCGTCAAGTCCCAGGTGCGCAGCGTCTATCGCAAGATCGGCGCCTCCACCCGGTCCGAGGCAGTCGCCTGGGCCAAGGCCGCGGGCATTCGCTGATCCGTCGTCGCGCCACAGCCCCCTGCTGGCACGACGACCACACCGCTGACGGGCCGAGGTGCGCGGCCCGTCCCCGGTGGGCGATCGACGACCCGTCACCGGTCGCATCCCAGTGACTTGTCGGTCGGTGACGCCTCAGCGGCTCGTCGCGGAGACCACGTCGGCCGCGAGCTGCCGGGCGGCGGCCGACGGTTCCCGTCCCGACGACCAGACCATGCGCAGCCGCCGCCGCAGATCCACCGCGGTCGGCACCGCGACCAGGGCGCCGCGGGCGATCTCGTCCGCCACGGTGAGCTGGGACAGCACCGCGGCGATCCGCCCGGTGCGCACCATCGTCTTCACCGCTGACGTGGAGCCGAGCTGGTGCACCGCCCGGCCGAGCGCTGTCCCGGCCGCGAGCAACGCCTCCTCCAACACCTCGCGGGTGCCCGAACCCTCCTCGCGCACCGCCAGCGGCCCGGCTGCCAGAGTCGCCGGGTCCAACGGGGTGCGCAGCCGCGCCCACGGGTGATCCGGGGCGACCACCACCAGCAGCTCGTCGTCGCCCACCACCCGCTGCCGCAGGCCGTCCGCCACCCGGGGGCCTTCCACGAAGCCGAGATCGGCGCGACCGTCCAGCACCTCGGCCATCACCTCGCGCGAGTTCGCCACGGTCAGCTCGACCGCCGCGGCCTCCGGCGACCGGCCGGACAGCCACAGCGGCACCAGGTACTCGGCGATGCTCAGGCTGGCGGCGACCCGGACCCGCTCGCCCTGGCGCAGGGCGACGATCTCGCGTTCCAGCGCGTCCGAGGCGGCGAGCAGCGCACGGCCACGGTCGAGCACCGTCCTGCCCGCCGCGGTCAGGCGGGTGCCGGTGGCGGAGCGGCTGACCAGGGTCAGGCCGGTGCGTCGTTCGAGCCGCCGCAGGCCGGCGCTCACCGACGGCTGTGCGATCCCCAGGGCCGCGGCGGCTGCGGTCAGCGAGCCGTGCGCGGCCACGGCGTCCAGCAGCTCCACCGCACCCACCGAGATCCGCTCGCCCATAGCCCCAGACTATGCCCCGCCACGAGCTTGTTCGTTCCGCCAGGAGTCGGGCCTCGCGCACCCTGATCCCATGCCTCCTTCCGTCGTAGCAGCTCCTCCGACCGCCATGCATCGCGTCCGGCAGATGGTGCCCGGCGCCGTGGTCGCGGTCGTCGTGTCCGCACTGTGCGTGGCGGTGACCTGGCTGGCACCGGCGGCGCCGGCGCTGCTGCTCGCGATCCTCCTGGGGGCGGTGGCCCGGGGGGCGGGGTGGTTGCCCCCGGTGCTGGAGCCGGGGCTGGCCTGGACCGCGCGCTACGTGCTCCGGGCTGGCGTGGTGCTGCTCGGTATGCAGCTGTCCGTCGGCGACCTGACCCGGCTCGGAGTGGGCGAGCTGGTGGTGCTGGTGGCCACCGTGGCGACGACCTTCGCGGTGACCCTGTGGCTCGGCCGGGTGCTGCGGGTGCGCCGCGCGCTGACCCTGCTGGTGGCGACCGGGTTCTCCATCTGCGGGGCGGCCGCGATCGCCGGGATGAGCCCGGTCGCCGACGCTGAGGAGGAGGACGTCGCCACCGCCGTCGCCCTGGTCACCGTCTACGGGTCGCTGGCGATCGTCGCGCTGCCGGTGCTCAGCCGGGTGATCGGGCTCGACGACCGGACCGCCGGACTGTGGGCCGGGATGTCGGTGCACGAGGTGGCCCAGGTGGTCGCGGCGGCCGGGACGATCTCGGCGGCGGCGCTGACCGTGGCGATCGTGGCGAAGCTGGCCCGGGTGCTGCTGCTCGCGCCGCTGGTCGCCGGGGCGGGGGTGCTGCGGCGCCGACGGCACGACACGGTGGGGCAGCGGACGGCGCCGTGGGTGCCGGTGTTCGTGATCGGCTTCGTGGTCGCGGTGCTGCTGCGCACGGTGGGTGCGGTGCCCGACCCGCTGATCGACGTGGTGAAGCCGGTGACCACGATCGCGCTGGGGGCGGCGATGGTGGCGCTCGGCAGCCAGATCCACCTGGGGCGGCTGATCCGGACCGGCGGGCGACCGCTGGTGCTGGGTGCGCTCGCCACCCTGGTCGCGGGCGGCGTGAGCCTGCTGGGCCTGATTCTGGTCTAGGCATTCCCGGTTCTGCTGAGCGCTGACCAGCACCGGGCCGCGACCGTCGGCTGGCAGACTGCGACCGTGCCCGACTCTCCTCGCCTCGTGGTGGCCGCTGCCATCGTCGACGACCTCGACGCCCCCCGGTCGCTGCTCGCCGCTCGCCGATCCGGCCCGGTGTCGCTCGCCGGTCGGTGGGAGTTCCCCGGCGGCAAGGTCGAGCCGGGCGAGACGCCGGTGGACGGTGTGCACCGCGAACTGCGCGAGGAACTGGGCGTCGACCTGCGGCTCGGCGCGGAGCTGGTCGGACCGGACGGTGGTGCTTGGCGCCTGTCGGACGCGTACGAGATGCGGCTCTGGCTGGCGGTGGTCGTCGGCGGCGAACCGCGGCCGCTGGTCGAGCACGACGAGCTGCGCTGGCTGCCCGCGGGCGACTGGCACCAGGTGCCGTGGTTGGACGCCGATGTGCGGATCGTGGACGCGTTGGCGCAGCACGCGGAGCAGCTCGCCCGGGACTAGCACTCGACGGGTGAGAGTGCTAAAACATCTCCTGTAGCCCATCCGGTGGGACACCGGATCAGCTTTCCGGCCCCGGGCGGTCCGGGGCTCGGCATCGAAGGAGGTGACGGGCTGTGGCTACTCGTTTCGACCCGTTCCAGGAGATGGATCGGCTGATGACGCAGGTGCTCGGCGCCGACCGGGCGGCGGCCCAGATGCCGCTGGACCTGTATCGCTCCGGCGACCACTACGTCGCGCACGTCGACCTGCCGGGCGCCGACCCGGGCTCGATCGACGTGAACGTCGACGACCGCACCCTCACGATCCGCGCCCAGCGCACGCCGCGGTCCGAGGAGGGTGTGCAGTACCTGGCCAAGGAGCGTCCGACCGGCACCTACGCCCGGCAGCTCACCGTCGGCCGTGGTCTGAACCTGGACGCGATCAGCGCCTCGTACACCGACGGCGTGCTCACCCTCACCATCCCGGTGGCGGAGGAGGCCAAGCCGCGCCGGATCGAGGTGCAGACCGGCTCCGCGCCGACCAGCATCGAGGCATCGGCCTGAGCTGACGACGAACGGCCGGGCCGGAGCGGGATGCTCCGACCCGGCCGTTCGGCTGTCCAGACCCAGCAAGATCCGACAGGACCCAGCAGGGCTCAGCAGGGCTCAGGCGGTCGGCACCGCCAGGCCCGCGCGAACGGTGCCGGTGGCGGCGACCATGTGCTCCAGGGACGGGGTGACCTCGGCGTAGCGGCGGGTCTTGAGGCCGCAGTCCGGGTTGACCCACAGCTGCGCCGGGTCGATGGCGCCGACCGCGGTGCTCAGCAGCCCGGTGACCTCGGCCTCGGAGGGCACCCGCGGGGAGTGGATGTCCCAGACGCCGGGGCCGATCTGACGCGGGTACCCGGCAGCGGCGATGTCGGCCAGGATCTCCATCTTGGAGCGCGCGGCCTCGATGGAGGTCACGTCGGCGTCCAGGCCGTCGATCGCGCCCATGATCTCGCCGAACTCCGAGTAGCAGAGGTGGGTGTGGATCTGGGTGTCCGGACGCACCCCGGCGGTCGCCAGCCGGAACGAGCGCACCGACCAGTCCAGGTAGGCGGCGTGGTCCTCGGCGCGCAGCGGCAGCAGCTCGCGCAGGGCCGGCTCGTCCACCTGCACGATGGCGATCCCGGCGGCCTCCAGGTCGACGATCTCGTCCCGGAGGGCGAGCGCCACCTGGTTCGCGGTGTCGGCGAGCGGCTGGTCGTCGCGGACGAAGCTCCAGGCCAGGATCGTCACCGGGCCGGTGAGCATGCCCTTGACCGGCTTGCTGGTCAACGACTGGGTGTACCGGGTCCAGTCGACGGTGATCGGCTTCGGCCGGGAGACATCGCCCCACAGGATCGACGGACGGGTGCAGCGCGAGCCGTAGGACTGGACCCAGCCGTTGCGGGTGACGGCGAAGCCGTCCAGGTTCTCCGCGAAGTACTGCACCATGTCGTTGCGCTCCGGCTCGCCGTGCACCAGCACGTCCAGCCCGATCTGCTCCTGCAGCTCGACCACGCCGCGGATCTCCGCCTTCATCGCGTCGTCGTACTGCTCGGCGGTCAGCTCACCGGCGACGAAGGCGGCGCGGGCCTTGCGGATCTCCGGGGTCTGCGGGAACGACCCGATGGTGGTGGTCGGCAGCGGCGGCAGGTTCAGCCGGGCCTGCTGGGCGTCCCGGCGCTCGGTGTAGGCAGCGCGGCCGAAGGCCGACTCCTCCAGACCGGCGGCCCGCTCGCGCACCTCGGGGCGGACCACCCCGGCGGCCTCGGCCCGGGACCGACGGGCGTCGGCGGCGGCCAGCAGCTCGGCGTGCACCGCCTCGCGGCCCTCGGTCAGACCGGTGGCGAGGGTGACGACCTCGACCACCTTCTGGTCGGCGAAGGCCAGCCACGACTTCAGGGTGTCGGCCAGGTCCGGCTCGTCCTGCACGTCGTGCGGCACGTGGAACAGGGAGGTGGAGGTGCCGACGGCGGTCTGCTCGGCGCCGAGCCCTTCCAGCCGCTCCAGGGTGGTGAGTGCCGCGTCCAGGTCGGCGCGCCAGATGTTGTGGCCGTCGATCACGCCACCGACCAGCACCTTGTCCGCCAGGGCCGCCCGGGTCGCGTCGGAGACGGTGGGCAGCGAGCCGCGGACCAGGTCCAGGGCGACGCCCTCGATCGGTGCCTCGGCCAGCACGTCCAGTGCCTCGCGCAGCTCGCCGTAGGGAGCGGCCACCAGCAGAGCCGGGCGATCGTCCACGGCCAGCTCGGCGCCGAGCACCTGGTAGGCGCGCTCGGTCGCGGCCAACAGCCGGTCGGCGTCGACGCCGGTGGAGTCGGAGACCAGCGCGGGCTCGTCGATCTGCACCCAGGTGGCACCGGCGGCCTTGAGCGCCCGGAGCAGCTCGACGTAGACCGGGAGCACGTCGTCGAGGCGGTCGATCGGGGCGGTGCCGTCGGTGCTCTTGGCCAGGGCCAGGAAGGTCACCGGTCCGACGATCACGGGCCGGGTCAGCACGCCGTCGGCCAGCGCCTCGGCGAACTCCCGCACCGGTCGGTCCGAGGAGTAGGCGAAGGTGGTGTCGGCACCGATCTCCGGCACCAGGTAGTGGTAGTTGGAGTCGAACCACTTGGTCATCTCCAGCGGCAGGTCGTCCCCGCGGCCGCGCGCCACCGTGGAGTACCCGGCCAGGTCCAGCCCGCCGTCGGCGTCGCGCAGGTCGGCGAACCGCTCCGGCACCGCACCCAGCACGACAGCGGCGTCCAGCACCTGGTCGTAGAAGGAGAAGGCACTGGGGATCGCCGGCAGCGTGGTGCTCAGACCCAGCTCGGCGAGCCGGGTGCGGGTGCGGCGGCGCAGGTCGGCGGCGGTGGCCTCGACCTCGGCGGCGGTGGAACGTCCGGCCCAGAACGACTCGATGGCCTTCTTGAGCTCACGCCGGGGTCCGATGCGCGGGTAGCCCAGGACGATGCCGGCGGGGAACGGGTGGGTGTGGGTCATCTTCGCCTCAGCTGGTCGGGACAGGAGTGGGTGACACGCTCACCCGGGCGGCCCTCGGTGCGCCGTCGCCGCCGAGTCCGGCGCCGTCGAGCAGGTCGAGAGCAGGTCCTGCGTTGTTGAAGGTGTAGAGGTGGACACCGGGGGCGCCACCGTCGAGCACCGCGTTCACCAGGTCGATGCCCAACCGGGTGCCCACCCGGTGCCGGGCTGCCGCCTCGGTCTCCGGGTCGAAGGCGTCCAGCCGGGACAGCACCGACTCGGGCACCTCGACGCCGGTGAGCTGCTGCACCCGGCGCAGCCGCGCCGGGTCGGTCATCGGGATGATGCCGGGCACGATCGGGATGGTCACCCCGGCGTCCCGGGCCAGCGCCACCAGCTCCAGATAGGAGGGGGCGTCGTAGAACAGCTGCGTGATCGCGAAGTCGGCACCGGCTGCCTGCTTCGCCAGCAGTGCGGCGATGTCCTGCTCCCGGGTGCTGCCCGCCCCGGCGTTGCCGCGCGGGAATGCGGCCACCGCCACCGACAGCGGCCGCACCGTGGCCCGGACCGCCTGGGCCGGGCTGGAGGCACAGCGCCGGGCCTCGATCTCCCGCAGCAGTTCGACCAGGGCGCTCGCGGTGGGCAGACCGTCCGGGTGCGCCTGCCAGGAGCCGTCGGTCGGCGGGTCACCGCGCAGGGCCAGGAAGGCCCGCACCCCCTCGTCCAGGAACTCTTCGACGGTCGCCGCCAGCTCGGCCCGCGACGTCCCCACGCAGGTGAGGTGGGCGATCGGGGTCAGGGAGGTCTCGCGCAACAGTCGGCGGACCAGGGTCCGGGTGGTGTCCCGGGTGGAACCGCTCGCCCCGTAGGTCACCGACACGAAGTCGGGCCGCACGTCGGCCAGTGCCCGGACGGTGGACCAGAGCTTGGGCGCGGCGTTCGGGTTGCGCGGCGGGTACAGCTCGAAGGACACCGTGGGTCGCTCGATCGCGCCCAGACCGTCGGGGTACTCACCTGCGCTCATGCTTGCTCCATCGGTCCTGGCGGAAGCACCCGCACCCGCTCTCGCGGGGGGTTGCTGCGACGTCGACGAGCCAGGTCTCTCGGTCGCTCTGGATGGGTGGCGCAACGCTAGGTCTCCGGGGCGGAGGCTGGCAAGCATTCCTGTCATGTCAGGCCCGGGCCGTTGACACCCGGTGCCGCGCGGCCATAGCTTCGGCGCCATTCGCCCGGCCGTCCGCCCAGCCCGCGCCCGGTCATCCGAACGCCCGGCACCTCCGTGTGGAGCTCATCCACCGATCCAGGAGGTTGTCATGCGTCTGCACCGCTCCGACCCGACCGAGTCCGTCACCGTCGACGACCCGGCTCCGGCCACCCCAGCCCGTCGCAGCCTGCTCCGCCTCGGCGGGGTCTCGGTGCTCGGGGCCGCCGCCGTGCTCGGCACCGCGTCCACCGCGCAGGCGGGCGGGGGCGCCGGTGCCGGATCCGCGCGCAGCGTGCCCACGGTCGCCGACCTGCGCGCCCTCAATCCGAAGAAGGACGACGTGGTGCTGGTCATCGGCTACGCCGCCGCCGGTGACGGTGGTGCCCTGCTGATGCGCTGGGATGCCGCCTCCACCGCCGAGCCGAACGGGGGCACCGTGATCGCCCGGGCCACCTCCCCGGCGACCGGCCGCTGGCACCTGGTGCACGAGGGCACCGTCGACTTCCGGCAGTTCGGCGTGCTCGGCCCGGACACCCCGGCCGACGACGCGCTGGATGCCCTGGTCGCCGACCCGACGGTGCGGCGGATCGAGGCGCACACCGACCTGAACTTCGTCCGGCGGCACCGGTTCAGCCGCTCCGACCTGGTGCTCGACTTCGGCAACCACCTGGTCACCACCGAGGGGATCGAGCCCGCGGCGGCCAACGACCCGTTCGCTGCCGTGCTGTTCTTCCAGGGCGCCGTCACCGATCAGGTCGTCACCGGTGCGCTGCCCTCGGACCTGCCCGAGCAGGTCGACATCCTGCCGGTGCCCGACTCCGCGGCCTTCACCGTCGGGCAGTGGTGGGCGGTGCAGACCAACCCCCGGCCCGGTGGCGGCAGCGCCGAACGGGAGCTGATGTACCTGCTGCAGATCACCCAGATCGTCGACGGCACGCATGTCCGGGTCGGCTACAAGACCGGCTGGGCGCTCACCGCCGGGCGCACCCTCACCTGGACCCGGGTGGACCCGGTGCAGCGGGTCACCGTGCAGCGGATGCGGTTCCTGGGCACCGGGTCGGACCAGATCACCGGCTCGCACCCGGTCGCCTTCGAGTACGCCACGCACTGCGACGTGCACCAGATCGACGCCGAGCGCACGTTCTGGCCGGTGATCATGCGGCGGTGGAACACCACCTACGTCACCTCCCAGTGCTCGCTGCGCAATCCGGTCAGCGTGACCCTGGGTGGTGCGGGGTACCTGACCCAGCAGATCAGCTGCCTGTACGCGCAGGTCCGGGACTGCCGCACCTCGAACGCCCGCCACCTGAACGACTTCACCTGCGCTGCGTACTCGATGGTGCAGAACTGTCACGGCGACGGGGACGTGCAGGGCCCGTTCGTCACCCACGGCCAGTACGAGCACGACCTGACCTACATCGGGAACAGCGGGCTGATGACCTTCGCCAACTCCGGGGCGACCTGGGGTGGTCGCGCGAAGCGGGTGACCGTCCGGCAGCAGGTCACGGCGCTGTTCTTCGCCCGGGTCGGGGTCATCGACCTCACCCTGGAGGACTGCCAGGTAGTCAAGGACCCGAGCATGCCGGACTACCCGAGCTGGATGTGGGTCAACGCCGACGGTCTGCAGATGCGCGGCTGCCGGGTGGACGCCCGGTTCCAGCTGTCCCAGGCCACCGCGGTGTCGGCGCGTCCGACGGTGATCGAGGACTGCGTGATCGGGTTGACCGCGGCGGATGCCACCCTGCCGTTCATCGCGGCGAACGTGACCACGCCCGTGCATCTGGTGCGCACCACGATCACCGGCCTGGACGGCGCCACGACCTCCTGGCAGGGCACCGGCCCGCTCACCCTCACCGGGTGCACGCTGCGCGGGAAGGGTGCGGACGGTGCGTCGGCCCCGGTGCCGGTGGCCGCCGGCCGGCTGACCCTGGACGGCACGGTACTGGAGAACACCGGCCTGGTGCTGAGCGGGGCTGCCGACCAGGAGTTCGCGGCGGTGGGCACCCGGGCGTCCGGTGGGCCGTCGACCGGTGCGGTGTTCGGGCGGTCGACAGGTGGCGGCCGGGTGGTGAGCTGGAGCTTCGAGGGTCACACCGGTATGGCGGGACGGGCCGATCTGGGGCACATCCGGGTCACCGAGGGGGTCAACCACTACCGGGCGACCGGGTCGACCTTCGTCGGCGGAGCCTTGCAGCTCGGCGGGTTCGCCACTGGGTCGACGCTGCTGCACACGGGTTGCGTCGAACGGGGCGTCACGCGGGAGTCGATGCCCCCGACCGGGCCCGGTGTGCTGACCGACGGGAACCTCATCGTGTGACTATTCGGCCCTACCGAACAACGCCAGGCTTTACAGAACCGTAACGCTGAGCTGTTGCCCTGGGGTCGGCCGCTTGCTTGAATGCACTATCCGTTCGGTCGTGCCGAATGGCGTTTGGAAAGCTCTTGGCGGAGCAGCAGGACCCCGGGGATGACGGTCGGGCTGGACCCCACCCCACACGAGAGGCGGCACCTCGGTGCCGCCTCTCGTGCGTCCGGGCCGGGAGACGCCGGACTCATCCGCAGACCTCGGCCAGCACCCGCGCCGTGTCCACCAGCTCGGCGCCGGTCAGCGGCCAGGCGCCCTGTCCAGCCGCCACCGCGTGGACGAAGCCCAGCAGCCCGGGGCGCAGGTACTCGTCGTCCAACGGCAGCGGCGCGTCCACCCCGGGGCCACTGATCCGCCAGCCGTCGAACGGCCCGAGCTCGATCACCGCGCGGTCCGCCCCCACCGCGATCTCCGCGACCCGGCGGTCACCGCGATCGGACACCCGCAGCACCCGAGGTGCCTCGGCCGACGCGCGCGGGGCCAGCGCCCCCAGCGCCGCCTCGACGGCATGGACCCCGAGGAAGGCGCGGCCACCGTGCGGGGAGCCCGGATCGAACGGTCCACAGACGCGCACCGTGATGCCCTCGGCCGAGTCGACGGCGTACTGCGCCCACCGGTGGCTCGCCTGCTGCACCGAGGGATGCCAGCGCAGCGCCGAGGACGAGGTCAGCAGCGCCCCGCTGCGCTCCGCCACCGCGACCAGGGCCTCCGCATCCGCGGGGTCCGCGACGAAGGGCTTGTCCACGAACACCGGCAACCCGGCGGCCAGCAGCGGTGCGGCCAGCGTGCGATGGCTCCGCGGGTCCCGGGTCGCCACGATGGCGGCATCGCAGCCGTGGGCGAGGGCCGCCCGCAGCGGGTCGGGAGCCCCGTGGTCGGACGAACCGGGCTCGTGACGGTCGGGTAGGCCGGCCGCATGCGGGCCGTGGTGGTCGGACGAACCCAGCCCGTGATGGTCGGGCAGACCGGCCGCGCGCCGGAGCTGGGTGAGCCGGTCGGCCGGGACCGGCTCGACCACCGGGGCCCAGAGCGCGCCGATCCGGGCGGGCCCCAGCCGTCCGGTGCTCGCCAGCCGGACGATCTGGTCCACGTGGGAGGACGCCAGGCCGATCACGGCGAGGCGCATGGGATTCCTCCGGGGCAGCGGTGGCAGCGGACCTGAGTGATCGTAAGCGCTTCCGGCGGGCGCGTGACCAGGTGCTTGAGTGCGAATGCACCCGGAGTTGAGTAGTGCACGCCCTGGATGCGGGGCGGGGGAGGGCGTAGGCTGGTGCGTGTTCCGGGCAGTAGCCCGGGAAAGTGGACCCGAGACCCTTCCGGACGGTTGTGGCGCTCGGGTTTCGCGCTGTCTAGACCGTTCTTGTATGCAGGATGAGCGCGCGGATCGACCGGCGGGCGGGGCCTCCGCGAGCCCAAGCCCAGGCGATGGCGTCGGGGATGGCGAGTAGTTGCTCCTCGGCGGGAGCGAGGTGCCGGTACTGGGGAGAGGGACGACCTCCCAGGGCGTCGAACAGGCGATGGCGGTCGCGTTCTTCCGCTCCTGCCTCGCGCTCGATCACCAGCAGGCGGACATCGGCACGCACGGCGTCCCGGATCAAGGCGTCGAGGCACGCGGCCCGGCGGGCCACGTCCGAC contains:
- a CDS encoding Gfo/Idh/MocA family oxidoreductase: MRLAVIGLASSHVDQIVRLASTGRLGPARIGALWAPVVEPVPADRLTQLRRAAGLPDHHGLGSSDHHGPHAAGLPDRHEPGSSDHGAPDPLRAALAHGCDAAIVATRDPRSHRTLAAPLLAAGLPVFVDKPFVADPADAEALVAVAERSGALLTSSSALRWHPSVQQASHRWAQYAVDSAEGITVRVCGPFDPGSPHGGRAFLGVHAVEAALGALAPRASAEAPRVLRVSDRGDRRVAEIAVGADRAVIELGPFDGWRISGPGVDAPLPLDDEYLRPGLLGFVHAVAAGQGAWPLTGAELVDTARVLAEVCG
- a CDS encoding peptidase C14 yields the protein MRLHRSDPTESVTVDDPAPATPARRSLLRLGGVSVLGAAAVLGTASTAQAGGGAGAGSARSVPTVADLRALNPKKDDVVLVIGYAAAGDGGALLMRWDAASTAEPNGGTVIARATSPATGRWHLVHEGTVDFRQFGVLGPDTPADDALDALVADPTVRRIEAHTDLNFVRRHRFSRSDLVLDFGNHLVTTEGIEPAAANDPFAAVLFFQGAVTDQVVTGALPSDLPEQVDILPVPDSAAFTVGQWWAVQTNPRPGGGSAERELMYLLQITQIVDGTHVRVGYKTGWALTAGRTLTWTRVDPVQRVTVQRMRFLGTGSDQITGSHPVAFEYATHCDVHQIDAERTFWPVIMRRWNTTYVTSQCSLRNPVSVTLGGAGYLTQQISCLYAQVRDCRTSNARHLNDFTCAAYSMVQNCHGDGDVQGPFVTHGQYEHDLTYIGNSGLMTFANSGATWGGRAKRVTVRQQVTALFFARVGVIDLTLEDCQVVKDPSMPDYPSWMWVNADGLQMRGCRVDARFQLSQATAVSARPTVIEDCVIGLTAADATLPFIAANVTTPVHLVRTTITGLDGATTSWQGTGPLTLTGCTLRGKGADGASAPVPVAAGRLTLDGTVLENTGLVLSGAADQEFAAVGTRASGGPSTGAVFGRSTGGGRVVSWSFEGHTGMAGRADLGHIRVTEGVNHYRATGSTFVGGALQLGGFATGSTLLHTGCVERGVTRESMPPTGPGVLTDGNLIV